One Rissa tridactyla isolate bRisTri1 chromosome 4, bRisTri1.patW.cur.20221130, whole genome shotgun sequence DNA window includes the following coding sequences:
- the PGF gene encoding placenta growth factor yields the protein MRLLGAFLRLLVAGALGAPPAPAPEARGTASAEPPVLTFREIWNRSFCRPLEQLVDVITEFPNEVEYIFRPSCVSLQRCGGCCGDEGLRCVPVETSTVTMQLLKIKPNGEAPYVEMAFTEHKQCECRPRQDLMRLGRRRSKGRGKRRQEKKRRKDCELCGTPRR from the exons atGCGGCTGCTCGGCGCCTTCCTGCGGCTGCTGGTGGCCGGGGCGCTgggggcgccgcccgccccg GCCCCGGAGGCGCGGGGGACCGCCAGCGCGGAGCCGCCCG TCCTGACCTTTCGGGAGATCTGGAATCGTAGTTTCTGCCGGCCTCTGGAGCAGCTGGTGGATGTCATTACCGAGTTCCCCAACGAGGTGGAGTACATTTTCAGACCCTCCTGCGTCTCCCTGCAGCGCTGCGGAGGCTGCTGCGGGGACGAGGGTCTCCGCTGCGTCCCCGTGGAGACAAGCACGGTCACCATGCAG CTCCTGAAGATAAAGCCAAATGGGGAGGCACCCTACGTGGAGATGGCGTTCACCGAGCACAAGCAGTGCGAGTGCAG GCCCCGGCAGGACCTGATGAGGCTGGGAAG GAGGAGGTCCAAGGGCCGAGGTAAAAGAAGACAAGAGAAGAAGAGACGTAAAGACTGTGAACT ATGTGGCACGCCACGCAGGTAG
- the EIF2B2 gene encoding translation initiation factor eIF-2B subunit beta produces MPGAAERGSELSEQIEAFVARLRGGGERPRSEDTARQTLSLLRKIIGHGRWSRAGELMDLIRTEGRRMAAAQPSETTVGNMVRRVLKVIREEYGRLHGRSEESDQQESLHKLLTSGGLSEDFSTPYPPLRANVIEAINELLIELEGTTDNIAMQALEHIHSNEVIMTIGYSRTVEAFLKEAARKRKFQVIVAECAPFCQGHEMAVRLSKENIETTVMSDAAIFAVMSRVNKVIIGTKTILANGALIAVSGTHTLALAAKHHSTPLIVCAPMFKLSPQFPNEEDSFHKFVSPQEVLPFTEGEILAKINVHCPVFDYVPPELITLFISNIGGNAPSYIYRLMSELYHPDDYEL; encoded by the exons ATGCCGGGCGCCGCCGAGCGCGGCTCGGAGCTGTCGGAGCAGATCGAAGCCTTCGTGGCgcggctgcggggcggcggggagcggccgcgCTCCGAGGACACGGCACGGCAGACGCTGTCGCTGCTGCGGAAGATCATCGGGCATGGGCGATGGAGCCGGGCCG GGGAGCTGATGGATCTGATCCGGACAGAGGGCCGGAGGATGGCGGCGGCCCAGCCGTCCGAGACAACGGTGGGCAACATGGTGCGGCGAGTGCTGAAGGTCATTCGTGAAGAGTACGGCAG GCTTCATGGGCGCAGTGAGGAAAGCGACCAGCAAGAATCCCTGCACAAACTCCTGACTTCTGGAGGACTGAGCGAAGATTTCAGCACCCCTTATCCTCCCCTCAGAGCTAACGTTATCGAAGCTATTAATGAGCTGCTAATAGAACTAG AGGGCACCACTGATAACATCGCCATGCAGGCGCTGGAGCACATCCACTCCAATGAGGTGATCATGACCATTGGCTACTCACGCACCGTGGAGGCCTTCCTGAAGGAAGCTGCCCGCAAGCGGAAATTCCAGGTCATCGTGGCGGAGTGTGCTCCGTTCTGCCAG GGTCATGAAATGGCTGTCCGACTATCTAAAGAGAACATTGAAACTACGGTCATGAGTGATGCAGCTATTTTTGCTGTCATGTCTCGAGTCAACAAG GTCATCATTGGTACAAAGACAATCCTGGCCAACGGCGCCTTGATTGCTGTGAGTGGGACTCACACTCTGGCACTGGCAGCTAAACACCACTCCACTCCGCTCATTGTCTGTGCCCCCATGTTCAAGCTTTCACCACAG TTCCCTAATGAAGAAGACTCATTCCACAAGTTTGTGTCACCACAGGAAGTGCTGCCTTTCACAGAAG GGGAGATCCTGGCAAAGATCAATGTTCACTGCCCAGTGTTTGACTACGTCCCCCCAGAGCTCATTACTCTCTTCATTTCTAACATTGGGGGTAACGCACCTTCCTACATCTACCGCCTCATGAGTGAGCTCTACCATCCAGATGACTATGAACTCTAA